In one window of Longimicrobium sp. DNA:
- a CDS encoding NAD(P)H-quinone oxidoreductase: protein MKAIVITRPGGPEVLAPEERPAPEPGPGEIRVRVHASALNRADLLQRRGSYPAPPGAPADIPGLEYAGEVDAVGEGSGLWAVGNRVMGIVGGGAHAEHVVVHERQAIRIPHQLSWEEAAAVPEAFLTGYDALFRQLDLKMGERLLIHAVGSGVGTAALQLALAAGAMTIGTSRTADKLKRAAALGLEVGIDTTREDLAEAVNQATYGSGVHAVLDLVGGPLLEASLRVLALQGRVIVVGTTGGGKAEIDLGLLLRRRVHLFGTVLRSRPLEEKIALAREFSSSVLPLLSSGRIKPVVDSVYSFADIRKAHERMESNATFGKIVLTW from the coding sequence ATGAAAGCCATCGTCATCACCCGCCCCGGCGGGCCCGAAGTGCTCGCGCCCGAAGAGCGGCCGGCGCCGGAGCCCGGCCCGGGGGAGATCCGCGTGCGCGTGCACGCCTCGGCGCTCAACCGCGCCGACCTGCTGCAGCGCCGAGGCAGCTATCCCGCGCCCCCCGGCGCTCCCGCCGACATCCCCGGCCTGGAGTACGCCGGCGAGGTCGACGCCGTGGGCGAGGGCTCGGGGCTGTGGGCCGTGGGCAATCGCGTGATGGGGATCGTGGGCGGAGGCGCGCACGCCGAGCACGTGGTGGTGCACGAGCGGCAGGCCATCCGCATCCCCCACCAGCTGTCGTGGGAAGAGGCGGCGGCCGTCCCCGAGGCCTTCCTCACCGGCTACGACGCGCTCTTCCGCCAGCTCGACCTGAAGATGGGCGAGCGGCTGCTGATCCACGCGGTGGGCAGCGGCGTGGGCACCGCCGCGCTGCAGCTGGCCCTGGCCGCCGGCGCGATGACGATCGGCACATCGCGTACGGCCGACAAGCTGAAGCGCGCCGCGGCGCTGGGGCTGGAGGTGGGGATCGACACCACGCGCGAGGACCTGGCCGAGGCGGTGAACCAGGCCACCTACGGCAGCGGCGTGCACGCGGTGCTCGACCTGGTCGGCGGCCCGCTGCTGGAGGCCAGCCTCCGCGTCCTCGCCCTCCAGGGCCGCGTGATCGTCGTCGGCACGACGGGCGGCGGTAAGGCGGAGATCGACCTTGGCCTGCTGCTGCGCCGGCGCGTGCACCTTTTCGGCACGGTGCTGCGCAGCCGCCCGCTGGAGGAGAAGATCGCCCTGGCGCGCGAGTTCTCGTCGTCGGTGCTACCGCTGCTCTCGTCGGGGCGCATCAAGCCGGTGGTGGACTCCGTCTACTCCTTCGCCGACATCCGCAAGGCGCACGAGCGGATGGAATCCAACGCCACCTTCGGCAAGATCGTGCTGACCTGGTGA
- a CDS encoding DUF1802 family protein has protein sequence METRSDVALKEWAAIEDALASGRVSVLIRKGGIYEKRGGFEVEHRGFWIFPTGWHQNEHELAPTFRGHLGETPRFAPDTIPLRVWCAVEEAWRVEDLGTLQRLGDLQPFTADTLKSRFEYRGKPYLHVILIRAHVLPEPRPIANTAAYEGCVSWVKLDEPVSAAGSHPAISDDDFAAVRRVVLARLGAAAASTIPHSEGG, from the coding sequence ATGGAAACGCGGAGCGACGTGGCGCTGAAGGAGTGGGCCGCCATCGAGGACGCGCTCGCGTCGGGCCGCGTGTCCGTGCTCATCCGCAAAGGCGGCATCTACGAGAAGCGCGGCGGGTTCGAGGTGGAGCACCGCGGCTTCTGGATCTTCCCGACGGGGTGGCACCAGAACGAGCACGAGCTGGCGCCCACCTTCCGCGGCCACCTGGGCGAGACGCCGCGCTTCGCGCCCGACACCATCCCCCTGCGCGTGTGGTGCGCGGTGGAGGAGGCATGGCGCGTGGAGGACCTCGGCACGCTCCAGCGCCTCGGCGACCTGCAGCCGTTCACCGCCGACACGCTGAAGTCGCGCTTCGAGTACCGCGGCAAGCCGTACCTGCACGTGATCCTGATCCGCGCGCACGTGCTCCCCGAGCCGCGCCCCATCGCCAACACCGCCGCGTACGAGGGCTGCGTCTCGTGGGTCAAGCTCGACGAGCCGGTTTCCGCAGCAGGATCGCATCCCGCCATATCGGATGATGACTTCGCCGCCGTCCGCCGCGTGGTCTTGGCGCGGCTGGGCGCCGCCGCGGCTTCGACCATCCCGCACAGCGAGGGTGGATGA
- a CDS encoding GNAT family N-acetyltransferase yields MPHAVTVRPATPADGDTWLTLVDALADYEKLARPTPEARGRLLNDAFGPEPHRIQVYMAEVDGGAVAYAITCETYSSFLALPTLYLEDLFVLPDARRHGVGRAMFRYLAGEAVRRGCGRMEWVVLDWNQLAIDFYDKLGARRMSEWYTYRLTDEQLREIASGDA; encoded by the coding sequence ATGCCCCACGCAGTGACCGTCCGCCCCGCCACGCCGGCGGACGGCGACACCTGGCTGACGCTGGTCGACGCGCTGGCCGACTACGAGAAGCTGGCCCGCCCCACGCCCGAGGCGCGCGGACGGCTGCTGAACGACGCGTTCGGCCCCGAGCCGCATCGCATCCAGGTGTACATGGCCGAGGTGGACGGCGGCGCGGTGGCGTACGCCATCACCTGCGAGACGTACTCGTCGTTCCTGGCGCTCCCGACGCTCTATCTCGAGGACCTGTTCGTGCTCCCGGACGCGCGGCGGCACGGCGTCGGCCGCGCGATGTTCCGCTACCTGGCGGGCGAGGCGGTGCGGCGTGGCTGCGGGCGGATGGAGTGGGTGGTGCTGGACTGGAACCAGCTGGCCATCGACTTCTACGACAAGCTGGGCGCGCGGCGGATGTCGGAGTGGTACACGTATCGGCTGACTGACGAGCAGCTGCGGGAGATCGCTTCGGGAGATGCGTGA
- a CDS encoding APC family permease, producing MNTKIRRAVLGRPRDVMDPRTYHTISLVALLAWVGLGADGLSSSAYGPDEAFRALGGHGYLAVALAAASAVTVLVISVAYSQIIRRFPFGGGGYVVATELLGPRWGVVSGAALLVDYVLTISVSIAGGADQVFSVLPPWMHAYKLAATAFVIVLLVVLNLRGVKESVTVLAPIFIAFLVCHAVLIAGGLATHAVQLPRVAAEVSGGFGQGLATLGFFGLFAVFFRAYAMGAGTYTGIEAVSNGLQIMREPKVKTATRTMTLMAVSLAVTAGGILLLYLLFHVAPVPGKTLNAVLLERFAGGWRIGGFDAGGAFVVLTLATEAALLFVAAQAGFLDGPRVMGNMAIDSWMPHRFAALSDRLTAQDGVLLMGGAALATLVYTRGDITTLVTMYSINVFVTFSLSQLGMVRYWLRNRDVGRRRGLAIHGVALAMCAGILAGVVYEKLELGGWVTLVVTGAVVAGCMLVRRHYDRVRASFRRLDEVMRDIPASHDGPPPPLDPKQQTAVLLVGGYGGLGIHALLTVQRLFPGVFRNFLFVSVGVIDSAAMKGVEEVERVRGRTEAALREYVRLARGLGLAADYRMEMGTEAVAGAERLCGEIHREFPRAIFFLGKLIFQREGWFFRVLHNNTAEQIQRRLQFEGMNTMLLPVRALNAPGDRAAA from the coding sequence ATGAACACGAAGATCAGGCGCGCGGTCCTCGGACGGCCGCGCGACGTGATGGACCCCAGGACGTACCACACCATCTCCCTCGTCGCCCTGCTCGCGTGGGTCGGCCTCGGCGCGGACGGGCTGTCGTCGTCCGCGTACGGGCCGGACGAGGCGTTCCGCGCGCTGGGCGGGCACGGCTACCTGGCCGTGGCGCTCGCCGCCGCGTCGGCGGTGACGGTGCTCGTCATCTCCGTGGCCTACTCGCAGATCATCCGCCGCTTCCCGTTCGGCGGCGGCGGATACGTGGTCGCGACGGAGCTCCTCGGCCCGCGCTGGGGCGTGGTGTCGGGCGCGGCGCTGCTGGTGGACTACGTGCTCACCATCTCCGTCTCCATCGCCGGCGGCGCGGACCAGGTGTTCAGCGTGCTGCCGCCCTGGATGCACGCGTACAAGCTGGCCGCCACCGCGTTCGTCATCGTCCTGCTCGTCGTGCTCAACCTGCGCGGCGTGAAGGAGTCGGTGACGGTGCTGGCGCCGATCTTCATCGCCTTCCTCGTCTGCCACGCCGTCCTGATCGCCGGGGGACTGGCCACGCACGCCGTCCAGCTCCCGCGCGTCGCGGCCGAGGTCTCCGGCGGCTTCGGCCAGGGGCTGGCGACGCTGGGATTCTTCGGCCTCTTCGCCGTCTTCTTCCGCGCGTACGCCATGGGTGCGGGCACGTACACGGGGATCGAGGCGGTCTCCAACGGGCTGCAGATCATGCGCGAGCCCAAGGTGAAGACGGCCACGCGCACGATGACGCTGATGGCCGTCTCCCTGGCCGTGACGGCGGGCGGCATCCTGCTCCTCTACCTGCTCTTCCACGTCGCCCCGGTGCCGGGGAAGACGCTGAACGCGGTGCTGCTGGAGCGCTTCGCGGGGGGATGGAGGATCGGTGGATTCGACGCGGGCGGCGCCTTCGTGGTGCTGACGCTGGCGACGGAGGCGGCGCTGCTCTTCGTCGCCGCACAGGCGGGGTTCCTGGACGGGCCGCGGGTGATGGGGAACATGGCCATCGACAGCTGGATGCCGCACCGCTTCGCCGCGCTGTCGGACCGGCTGACCGCGCAGGACGGCGTGCTGCTGATGGGCGGCGCCGCGCTGGCGACGCTGGTCTACACCAGGGGCGACATCACCACGCTGGTGACCATGTACTCCATCAACGTGTTCGTCACCTTCTCCCTCTCCCAGCTGGGAATGGTGCGCTACTGGCTGCGGAATCGGGATGTGGGACGGAGACGCGGCCTGGCGATCCACGGCGTGGCGCTGGCGATGTGCGCGGGGATCCTGGCCGGCGTGGTCTACGAGAAGCTGGAGCTGGGGGGATGGGTGACGCTGGTGGTGACCGGCGCCGTGGTCGCGGGATGCATGCTCGTCCGCCGCCACTACGACCGCGTGCGCGCCTCCTTCCGCCGCCTGGACGAGGTGATGCGCGACATCCCCGCGTCGCACGATGGCCCGCCCCCGCCGCTGGACCCGAAACAGCAGACGGCGGTGCTGCTGGTGGGCGGCTACGGCGGGCTGGGAATCCACGCGCTGCTGACGGTGCAGCGGCTCTTCCCCGGCGTGTTCCGCAACTTCCTGTTCGTCTCCGTCGGTGTCATCGACTCCGCGGCGATGAAGGGGGTGGAGGAGGTGGAGCGCGTCCGCGGGCGCACCGAGGCCGCGCTGCGCGAGTACGTGCGGCTGGCGCGCGGCCTGGGACTGGCGGCGGACTACCGGATGGAGATGGGGACCGAGGCGGTGGCCGGCGCGGAGCGGCTGTGCGGGGAGATCCACCGCGAGTTCCCGCGCGCGATCTTCTTCCTGGGCAAGCTGATCTTCCAGCGCGAGGGATGGTTCTTCCGCGTGCTGCACAACAACACCGCCGAGCAGATCCAGCGCCGCCTGCAGTTCGAGGGGATGAACACCATGCTCCTCCCCGTCCGCGCCCTCAACGCGCCGGGGGACCGGGCGGCGGCGTGA
- a CDS encoding ATP-dependent DNA ligase: MELPIALGYAPMEADAGAEIPTGDGWMYEPKWDGFRCLAFRDGDEVDLRSKSGKPLARYFPDVVEAMRSLRARRFVLDGEIVVPVGDSLSFEELQLRLHPAASRVQKLAAAHPAVFVAFDLLLGPRGGPLTDRPLEERRRKLEELAEQFFEPGGPVRLSKSTTDVRTARGWLTGSIRGLDGVMAKRADEPYATGERTAMVKIKNLRSADCVVGGFRYAQKKPIVGSLLLGLYTADGLLHHVGFCSAIPVEERAELTPKLEKLRQPPGFTGNAPGGPSRWSTERSTQWEPLAPKLVAEVQYDHFSGGRFRHGTRFLRWRPDKDPRQCSMEQVIRESRSTAALL; the protein is encoded by the coding sequence ATGGAGCTGCCGATCGCGCTGGGCTACGCGCCGATGGAGGCGGACGCGGGCGCCGAGATCCCCACCGGCGACGGATGGATGTACGAGCCGAAGTGGGACGGCTTCCGCTGCCTGGCCTTCCGCGACGGCGACGAGGTCGATCTCCGCTCCAAGTCCGGCAAGCCGCTCGCGCGCTACTTTCCCGACGTGGTCGAGGCCATGCGCTCGCTGCGCGCCCGCCGCTTCGTGCTCGACGGCGAGATCGTCGTTCCCGTGGGCGACTCGCTGTCGTTCGAGGAGCTGCAGCTGCGCCTCCATCCCGCCGCCAGCCGCGTGCAGAAGCTGGCGGCGGCCCACCCGGCCGTGTTCGTCGCGTTCGACCTGCTGCTGGGGCCGCGCGGCGGGCCACTGACCGACCGGCCGCTGGAGGAGCGGCGGCGGAAGCTGGAGGAGCTCGCGGAGCAGTTCTTCGAGCCGGGCGGCCCCGTACGCCTGTCGAAGTCCACAACCGACGTCCGCACCGCGCGGGGGTGGCTCACCGGCAGCATCCGCGGGCTCGACGGGGTGATGGCCAAGCGCGCGGACGAGCCGTACGCCACCGGCGAGCGCACGGCGATGGTGAAGATCAAGAACCTGCGCTCGGCGGACTGCGTGGTCGGCGGCTTCCGCTACGCGCAGAAGAAGCCGATCGTGGGTTCGCTCCTGCTCGGCCTGTACACGGCGGACGGGCTGCTGCACCACGTCGGCTTCTGCAGCGCCATCCCCGTGGAGGAGCGCGCGGAGCTGACGCCGAAGCTGGAGAAGCTGCGGCAGCCGCCCGGCTTCACCGGCAATGCGCCGGGCGGACCCAGCCGCTGGAGCACCGAGCGCAGCACGCAGTGGGAGCCGCTCGCGCCGAAGCTGGTCGCCGAGGTGCAGTACGACCACTTCAGCGGCGGCCGCTTCCGCCACGGCACGCGCTTCCTGCGCTGGCGCCCCGACAAGGACCCGCGCCAGTGCAGCATGGAGCAGGTCATCCGCGAGAGCCGCTCGACGGCGGCTCTGCTGTAA
- the ligD gene encoding non-homologous end-joining DNA ligase, giving the protein MAAPSKAKAKPSPPNVREADAGPELIPARGKACEVKVGGRTVRLTNLHKPFWPELGITKGDLLRYYLSVSEWLIPHLRGRAMVMKRYPNGWKDPFFFMKRTPEGAPAWLKTCSIEHKSKSIIDFPIVNDVASLLWVVNLGCIDLNQWYATCEDYNRPDYVHFDLDPVPGADFAKVRQVALHVRDALSKLGMKSYPKTTGSKGIHVYVPIVRGPLQKQVWGFAKRFAQAMEQLYPDIVTAEYRVAKRPAGRVLVDYNQNAWGRTLASVYSVRAKPGATVSTPVTWEEIEDGVEIEDFTLTNVPARVRERGDLYRPLLLNRGRFDLSKLI; this is encoded by the coding sequence ATGGCCGCACCATCGAAGGCGAAGGCGAAGCCATCTCCCCCCAACGTGCGCGAGGCGGACGCGGGGCCGGAGCTCATCCCCGCGCGCGGCAAGGCGTGCGAGGTGAAGGTCGGCGGCAGGACCGTGCGCCTCACCAATCTCCACAAGCCGTTCTGGCCCGAGCTGGGGATCACCAAGGGCGACCTGCTGCGCTACTACCTGTCCGTCAGCGAGTGGCTCATCCCCCACCTGCGCGGCCGCGCGATGGTGATGAAGCGCTATCCCAACGGCTGGAAGGACCCGTTCTTCTTCATGAAGCGCACGCCGGAGGGCGCGCCGGCCTGGCTGAAGACCTGCTCCATCGAGCACAAGTCCAAGAGCATCATCGACTTTCCCATCGTCAACGACGTGGCGTCGCTGCTGTGGGTGGTGAACCTGGGGTGCATCGACCTGAACCAGTGGTACGCCACCTGTGAGGACTACAACCGCCCCGACTACGTGCACTTCGACCTGGACCCCGTCCCCGGCGCCGACTTCGCGAAGGTGCGGCAGGTGGCGCTGCACGTGCGCGACGCGCTGTCGAAGCTGGGGATGAAGAGCTACCCGAAGACCACGGGCTCCAAGGGGATCCACGTCTACGTGCCGATCGTCCGCGGGCCGCTGCAGAAGCAGGTGTGGGGCTTCGCCAAGCGCTTCGCCCAGGCGATGGAGCAGCTGTATCCGGACATTGTCACCGCCGAGTACCGCGTGGCCAAGCGGCCGGCGGGGCGCGTCCTCGTCGACTACAACCAGAATGCGTGGGGGCGCACGCTGGCCTCCGTCTACTCCGTGCGCGCCAAGCCCGGCGCCACCGTCTCCACCCCCGTGACGTGGGAGGAGATCGAGGACGGGGTGGAGATCGAGGACTTCACGCTGACGAACGTCCCCGCGCGCGTCCGTGAGCGTGGTGACCTGTATCGCCCGCTGCTGCTGAACCGCGGCCGCTTCGACCTGTCGAAGCTGATCTGA
- a CDS encoding glycine cleavage T C-terminal barrel domain-containing protein — MVDSPAVAVPSPVTDSPVRDRQDAAGAAWAEVAGRRVARHYGDSAGEYRAVREAAGLAERGDRARFRLWGKDPVKMIHGLVTNDLLKAAPGQGVYAAMLTPKGRTIAELRIFRRDLPAGVEVLVEMPVEAREGVREHFRRMIPPMFAKWADVTDDLAELGVYGPHAREIVAQVLGIEPPSAEDAHAEAEFGGAPVTVAATRYVGLEDGYDLFVAAEAAGALWDALAAAGARPVGFGAIETLRIEAGRPRFGADLTEDVIPTEAFEESGLMERAISFSKGCYTGQEVIVRIAHRGHVNKHLRGLLLGDAPAPSPGTRLVSVDTGKDVGWLTSVAHSPMLGQAVALGYVRREVEPGAAVRLGTADGAPATVVRLPFERTG; from the coding sequence ATGGTCGACTCTCCAGCCGTCGCAGTTCCATCACCGGTGACCGACAGCCCCGTGCGCGACCGGCAGGACGCCGCGGGCGCGGCGTGGGCGGAGGTCGCGGGGCGGCGCGTGGCGCGGCACTACGGCGACTCCGCGGGCGAGTACCGCGCGGTGCGCGAGGCTGCCGGCTTGGCCGAGCGCGGCGACCGCGCGCGCTTCCGGCTGTGGGGGAAGGACCCCGTGAAGATGATCCACGGCCTCGTCACCAACGACCTGCTGAAGGCCGCACCCGGCCAGGGCGTCTACGCCGCGATGCTGACGCCGAAGGGCCGCACCATCGCCGAGCTGCGGATCTTCCGGCGCGATCTCCCGGCTGGCGTCGAGGTGCTGGTGGAGATGCCGGTCGAGGCGCGCGAGGGCGTCCGCGAGCACTTTCGCAGGATGATCCCGCCGATGTTCGCGAAGTGGGCGGACGTGACGGACGATCTCGCCGAACTGGGCGTCTACGGCCCGCACGCACGGGAGATCGTGGCGCAGGTGCTGGGAATCGAACCTCCGTCGGCGGAAGACGCGCACGCGGAGGCGGAGTTCGGCGGCGCGCCCGTCACCGTCGCGGCGACGCGGTACGTGGGGCTGGAGGACGGATACGATCTCTTTGTCGCCGCGGAGGCGGCCGGCGCGCTGTGGGATGCGCTCGCGGCGGCGGGCGCGCGGCCGGTGGGCTTCGGCGCCATCGAGACGCTGCGCATCGAGGCCGGGCGCCCGCGCTTCGGCGCCGACCTGACCGAGGACGTGATCCCCACCGAGGCGTTCGAGGAGTCGGGGCTGATGGAGCGCGCCATCTCCTTCTCCAAGGGGTGCTACACGGGGCAGGAGGTGATCGTCCGCATCGCCCACCGCGGCCACGTGAACAAGCACCTGCGCGGCCTCCTGCTGGGCGACGCGCCCGCCCCATCGCCCGGAACGCGGCTGGTGAGCGTGGACACGGGGAAGGACGTCGGCTGGCTGACCAGCGTCGCGCACTCGCCGATGCTGGGGCAGGCGGTGGCGCTCGGCTACGTGCGCCGCGAGGTGGAGCCCGGCGCCGCCGTCCGCCTCGGCACCGCAGACGGCGCCCCCGCGACGGTGGTCAGGCTGCCGTTCGAGAGGACTGGGTGA
- a CDS encoding DUF2784 domain-containing protein: MTLSPAAYRTLADAVVVIHFGFVLFVVLGGAVVLRWRRAAWVHLPCAVWGALIEFGGWICPLTPLEHHLRDLGHEPGYTGGFVEHYITRVMYPAGLTRGMQIGIGIFVIAINLLFYWLAFGRKRRRAAPASA; the protein is encoded by the coding sequence ATGACGCTCTCCCCCGCAGCCTACCGCACGCTGGCCGACGCCGTGGTGGTGATCCACTTCGGCTTCGTGCTGTTCGTGGTGCTGGGCGGCGCGGTGGTGCTGCGGTGGCGGCGCGCGGCGTGGGTGCATCTCCCCTGCGCCGTCTGGGGCGCGCTGATCGAGTTCGGCGGGTGGATCTGCCCGCTCACGCCGCTGGAGCACCATCTCCGCGACCTGGGGCACGAGCCGGGATACACGGGCGGCTTCGTGGAGCACTACATCACCCGCGTGATGTACCCCGCCGGCCTCACGCGCGGGATGCAGATCGGCATCGGCATCTTCGTCATCGCCATCAACCTGCTCTTCTACTGGCTGGCGTTCGGCAGGAAGCGCCGCCGCGCCGCGCCGGCATCCGCCTGA